In Eucalyptus grandis isolate ANBG69807.140 unplaced genomic scaffold, ASM1654582v1 tig00007747, whole genome shotgun sequence, a single genomic region encodes these proteins:
- the LOC120290121 gene encoding probable LRR receptor-like serine/threonine-protein kinase At3g47570: MSGCSNLVVLWLMNNKLSGEIPEELGSMLKLQEFGLGGNNLTGSMPSFIGNFSSLKELYLTQNNLGGSIPQVLGHLTNLQVIDIASNILSGTIPSSLLNLSSLVVFEAEENHIEGTLPATIGLKLPNLESFSISSNQLEGPIPPSLSNCTKLGWLLLNDNRFSGKVPFLEKLYKLSRFLVGYNQLGSGKPEDLSFLCSLTNSTKLEFVGGGYNKFGGVLPKCIRNLSTTLTVFALRKNQISGEIPKEMGNFIKLRYLLMGYNQLSGVIPSNLDTLQDVGMLQLNDNNLGGTIPSSLGNLTKLISLYLAGNHFHGQIPSHLSNCQSLNLLDLSNNNLSGTIPPQLIGLSSLVIILNLSWNHLTGDLPIEVGNLRALTALDISNNLLEGEIPTDLRDCTALTSMRMGGNLFHGFIPQSIVSLRGIEELDLSRNNLSGQILAFLAEFRFLKLLNLSYNNFEGMLPREGVFKNVTGASIIGNNKLCGGLPEFHLPNCISKSSKSRERNIVILSASIIFGVFGIAFIYLCWSKKKVNEPISNSRNDSHPNMSYGALLKATDGFSSMNLIGVGSFGSVYRGILEDNGIVVAVKVLHLVHHGALKSFFVECEAFKNIRHRFLLKILAVCSGSDYQGNDFKALVYQFMENGSLERWLHPNAASSLGNKLPRNLNFIQRINIAIDVAFALDYLHHQCHIPIVHCDLKPINILLDAEMVAHVGDFGLMKFLLGSSIDTVANQMSSMGLRGTIGYVPLGTLSLSLSLSLSPPMKL; this comes from the coding sequence ATGTCAGGTTGCTCAAACCTGGTTGTACTCTGGCTCATGAACAACAAACTGAGTGGAGAAATTCCTGAAGAGCTCGGTTCAATGCTAAAGCTACAAGAATTCGGTTTGGGTGGGAACAACCTAACCGGGAGCATGCCTTCTTTCATTGGGAACTTTTCTTCACTAAAGGAACTTTATTTAACCCAAAACAACTTGGGTGGGAGCATTCCCCAAGTTCTAGGCCACTTGACAAACTTGCAAGTGATTGACATTGCAAGTAACATATTATCAGGTACAATTCCATCTTCGTTACTCAATCTCTCTTCCCTCGTTGTGTTTGAAGCTGAAGAGAACCATATAGAGGGGACTCTTCCTGCAACCATAGGCCTTAAACTCCCAAATCTTGAATCTTTTAGCATTTCTTCAAACCAACTTGAGGGGCCAATTCCTCCGTCATTATCGAATTGCACAAAGCTAGGCTGGCTTCTACTTAATGATAATCGATTTTCGGGGAAAGTACCTTTTTTGGAGAAGTTGTATAAGCTAAGTAGGTTTCTAGTTGGTTATAATCAGCTTGGAAGTGGAAAACCTGAAGACTTGAGCTTCCTTTGCTCGTTAACTAATAGCACCAAATTAGAGTTTGTGGGTGGTGGGTATAACAAGTTTGGTGGGGTGTTACCTAAATGCATACGTAATTTATCCACCACTCTCACAGTATTTGCTCTACGCAAAAATCAAATCTCTGGTGAGATTCCAAAAGAAATGGGGAATTTTATCAAACTGAGATATTTGCTTATGGGTTATAACCAGCTTTCAGGTGTTATACCCTCAAATTTGGATACTCTACAAGATGTAGGGATGTTGCAATTAAATGATAATAATCTAGGAGGGACCATCCCATCTTCTTTGGGAAATCTAACCAAGTTGATTTCTCTATATCTTGCTGGAAACCACTTTCACGGGCAAATTCCTTCACATCTATCAAATTGCCAGTCTCTTAATCTACTTGACCTGTCTAACAACAATTTGAGCGGTACCATACCCCCACAGCTTATAGGTCTCTCATCATTAGTGATTATTCTGAATTTGTCTTGGAACCATTTGACCGGGGATCTACCCATAGAAGTTGGCAACTTGAGAGCCTTGACTGCTTTGGACATTTCAAACAATTTGTTGGAAGGTGAAATCCCAACCGATTTACGTGATTGCACTGCATTGACATCAATGAGGATGGGGGGCAACCTCTTCCACGGCTTCATTCCTCAATCAATCGTATCATTAAGAGGCATTGAAGAATTAGATCTTTCACGCAATAATTTGTCAGGTCAAATTCTAGCATTTTTAGCAGAATTTCGCTTCTTGAAACTTCTGAATTTATCGTACAATAATTTTGAAGGCATGTTGCCACGTGAAGGAGTCTTTAAAAATGTTACCGGTGCTTCTATTATTGGGAACAATAAGCTCTGTGGTGGACTGCCAGAATTTCACCTCCCCAACTGCATCTCCAAAAGCTCtaagagtagagagagaaatatAGTGATATTGTCTGCTTCTATTATTTTCGGAGTTTTTGGAATAGCTTTTATATATCTTTGTTGGTcgaagaagaaagtaaatgaaCCAATATCAAATTCGAGAAATGATTCACATCCAAACATGTCGTATGGAGCACTCCTAAAAGCAACCGACGGTTTTTCTTCAATGAATTTGATTGGTGTTGGGAGCTTCGGTTCTGTTTATCGGGGGATACTTGAAGACAATGGAATTGTTGTTGCCGTGAAGGTGCTTCATTTAGTCCATCATGGTGCTTTGAAGAGCTTTTTTGTTGAGTGCGAGGCATTTAAGAACATTAGACATCGATTTCTTTTGAAGATATTAGCAGTTTGCTCAGGTAGTGATTATCAAGGAAACGATTTTAAGGCGTTGGTCTATCAATTCATGGAAAACGGAAGCTTGGAGCGGTGGCTACACCCAAATGCAGCATCATCTCTTGGGAACAAGCTCCcaagaaatttgaatttcattCAGAGGATAAATATCGCTATTGATGTTGCTTTCGCATTGGATTATCTTCATCACCAGTGCCACATCCCCATTGttcattgtgatctaaagccaATCAATATCCTCTTAGATGCCGAGATGGTTGCACATGTTGGTGACTTTGGATTGATGAAATTCCTTCTCGGATCATCCATTGATACCGTAGCTAATCAGATGAGCTCGATGGGTCTTAGAGGGACAATTGGTTATGTTCCActcggtactctctctctctctctctctctctctctctctccccctatGAAGCTATGA